GGTTCTGGTGGCCTTTTCCGGCGGCCTGGACTCCACGGCTCTGTTGCTGGTCGCCGTCTGTCTGACCGCCCGGAACGGCGGATCGGTGCGGGCGGCGCACTTGGATCATGGGCTGCGTCCTGAGTCCGGCGAGGACGCCAGCGCGGCCCTCGATTTCTGCGCGGCCCTGGGTGTGCCCTGCTCCGTCCAGCGCGTGGACGTGGCCGCGTTGGCCGACAAGATGGGCACGGGCCTGGAGGACGCCGGACGCGAGGCGCGCCTGGAGTTCCTGGAGCAGGCCCGGGTCGAGGCCGGGGCCGACTGGATTCTCTTGGGCCATCACCTGGACGACCTGGCCGAGGATGTGCTCCTGCGCCTGGTGCGCGGCACGGGCTGGCCCGGGCTGTCCGGCATGCCCGGCCGGGACGACGGCCGCCGTCTGCTCCGGCCCCTGCTCCTCACGCCCAAGTCCACGCTACGGGATTTCCTCACCGACCTGTCGGCGTCCTGGCGCGAGGACTCCAGCAATCAGGAGCCCCTGTTCCGGCGCAACCGCATGCGCCATTCCGTGCTGCCCCTGCTGCTGGAGGAGAACCCGTCCTTTCTGGACTCCGTGGCCCGGCTCTGGAGGGTGGGGCGTCAGGACGAGGCGTTCTGGGAGGGGCAGGTTCGGGCCGTGCTGCCGGATGTCCGCGAAGCGGCTCTTCTGTTGCCGGACGCGATTCTGGAAACTGCGCCGTCGGCCCTGCGCTCCCGGCTGTGCAAGCGGGCCTTGGACTCCCTCGGGCCCGGCCAAGCTCTGGCCGAGAGCCTGTTCCAGCTGGATGACGCCTGGCGGGAGAATCGTCTGGGAAGCGTGTTCCAGTTTCCCGGGAACAAACAGGCCCAAGTGACGCGGGAAGGGATTTTTTTCTTAAGAAAAAGTCTTGAAAAATAACCGATTGCGCCATCGCAATAGCTCGGATTTCTGTCTATATTCTTTTATCCAGCTACATGGATGCGTTTCTTTTTGCGTGATTTTGATGCCGATGGAGCCGAAATGGAGCCCACGGGCCCCGTTTGCCGGGCCATCGACCCTTGAAAGCGGGAACGGTCATTGACAGCATCGGAACGACCGGCTAAAAGCTTGTGAAACTTTTGCACAAGGGCAAGGAGGAGTATTCCGTGAACATTCTCATTTTTGGCCCCAACGGCAGCGGCAAGGGCACCCAGGGCGCCCTCGTGAAAGAAAAATACAAGCTCGACCACATCGAGTCCGGCGCCATCTTCCGCAAGCACATCGGCGGCGGCACCGAGCTTGGCAAGAAGGCCAAGGAGTACATCGACCGCGGTGAGCTGGTGCCCGACGACATCACCATCCCCATGGTTCTCGACGTGCTCAAGGGCTCCGGCGCCAAAGGCTGGCTTCTGGACGGCTTCCCCCGCTCCATCGTGCAGGCCCAGAAGCTGTGGGACGCGCTGCAGGCCGCCGGTGTGAAGCTGGACTACGTGATCGAGATTCTGCTGCCCCGCCAGGTGGCCAAGAACCGGATCATGGGCCGCCGCCTGTGCGCCAATGACAACAACCATCCGAACAACATCTTCATCGACGCCATCAAGCCCAACGGCGATACGTGCCGGGTCTGCGGCGGCGCCCTCACGGCCCGCGGCGACGACCAGGACGAGAAGGCCATCGACAAGCGTCACGACATCTACTACGACACCACGACCGGCACACTGGCCGCAGCCTACTTCTACAAGGATCTGGCCAAGGCCGGCAAGACCAAGTATATTGAGCTGAACGGCGAGGGTTCCATCGGCTCCATCAAGGACACCCTCCTGGCTCAGCTGGCCTAGACGGAATCCACCTTGCGCATCGGGCCCCCTTCCCTTCCGGGAAGGGGGCCTTTTCATTCCGTCGGACCGAGCACTTCCCTGGCCGTATCCATGAACGCGGCCAGGGCCGGGGAGACCCAGCGTTCCTTGCGCCGGACCATTTGCGTCAGGACGGAGAAGTCCTTTTCCTTCCACGGCACGGTCGTGATGTCTCCAGTGCGTCGTTCGTTCTCCAGGCAGATGGCCGGAAGCAGGGCCACGCCCAGCCCGGAGGCCACGCAGCGTTTGATGGCCTCCACGTTGGAGAACTCCATCCAGGAAGCGGGTTGGTTGCCGCAGGCGGCCAGGCTGCGTTCAAAGGCCAGCCGGTAGCTGCAACGCGGCCCGGTGAAGATGATGGTCTCGTCGTTCAGGTCTCGGGCCCGCAGTGCGGCGCGTCCGGCCAGCCGGTGTCCAGGCGGCAGGGCAAGGACCATGTGTTCGAGTAGGAGTGTCTCGCTTTGGAAGCGCTCCTCCCGCACCGGCCCGCCGATGACGAAGGCGAGGTCCGCCCGGTCCTCGTCTAGGTAGGTCTTGATCTCCTCGTAGCTGGCCGGTTTGAGCACGAGGCGCACCTGGGGATGGCGCAGGCGGTAGCGGCGCAGGATTTCGGGCAGCCGATGTCCGGCCAGGGACTCCGAAGAACAGATGGTCAACTTGCCGCGCGGTTCCGCAGCCGGGCTCAGTGCGGCCAGGGCCTCCTCGGCCAGGGCCACGATGCGCTCCGCATAGGGCAGCAACGCCTCCCCCGTGGCGGTCAGCGTCACACGCCGTGGGCGGCGCTCGAACAGCGGCGACCCCAATTCTTCCTCCAGGGCTCGAAGCTGCGCCGAGACCGAGGACTGGGCCAGATGCACGGCCTGGGCAGCGCGTTTGAAACTGGCGCGTCGAGCGGCTTCGAGAAAGGTCCTGAGCTGACGGATGTCCACACCCCCTCCTCTATAGTTCGGAAAATCCGAATCATCATGGCGGAATGATTCGTTTGATCCGATAGGCTATCCGAGTCATCCTGCCGGAGTCAACACCGGGAGGAGCCATGACGACACACGCAGATGACAACGGGAAACTCGTGCGTTTCTCACTTGGCAAGGGCGGCGAGGTCGGCATCCGGGTCCGGTCGGATTGCGTGGCCGAATCCCTCAGGGCAGCAGTCGGCGTCGAGGTTGCGTTCGACGTGGACGGTGTGCTGCGCAGCTCCCCTTCCCTGCCGCCCGCGTGGCGCGGGTTGGGCCTGGCCGCAGTTTTTCGCACCCAAGAGTCCTTGCCGCTGCTCACTACTCCGGCGACCTTCCGGACCACTGCCGGTCCCAGGGAGGTGCGCCGCCGGGGACGGTTCGTGCATGTGGAGTATCCCGCTCCTTTGGTCTGGCGGGTGGACGAGCGACGTGGAACGGCTCTGGACGCGCTGCGGAGGCTCGGCCTGGAGCCGTGCGCGTCGATGGAGTGTCCCGCGCCCTGCTTCCTGGATCTGGACGGGGTGGTTTTGGCTGCCGCGCTGCGCGACGCCAAGGAACTGCACACCTGGAAGCCCGCCTCGCCCGTGAAGAAGGTGCTGGAAGACGCGGGGTGTTGTTGTCTGCTGCTCTGCCATGCGGCGGGCGGACGGGTTCTCGTCCGCTCCTGGCTTGGGGACGGACGGGAGGCCCCATCCCCCCTGGCCGCCGGGGCGGCGGCCAGTTTGACGCTGGCCGCCACGGACCGGAAGGCTTGCCAGGTCTGCTTCGAGAACGGGTTGGTGCTGCCGGTCCGTCTGCGTCGGGATGGGAGGCGCATCCACCGCCTCACCGTGGGGCTGTTGGCACGTTGAAAGAAAAGAGCCCCCCGCCGGGGCGGAGGGCTCTCAAAGTGGTCGTCGGTTGTGGGCTTACGCCTTGGCCGGAGCGGAATCCTGGGCCATGCGGCGCTTGCCGAAGTGCAGCAGG
The genomic region above belongs to Desulfovibrio aminophilus DSM 12254 and contains:
- a CDS encoding adenylate kinase; the encoded protein is MNILIFGPNGSGKGTQGALVKEKYKLDHIESGAIFRKHIGGGTELGKKAKEYIDRGELVPDDITIPMVLDVLKGSGAKGWLLDGFPRSIVQAQKLWDALQAAGVKLDYVIEILLPRQVAKNRIMGRRLCANDNNHPNNIFIDAIKPNGDTCRVCGGALTARGDDQDEKAIDKRHDIYYDTTTGTLAAAYFYKDLAKAGKTKYIELNGEGSIGSIKDTLLAQLA
- the tilS gene encoding tRNA lysidine(34) synthetase TilS; translation: MAAPLPRTLQEMPPRWAHFCLGIERFTATDLGVSPWASRVLVAFSGGLDSTALLLVAVCLTARNGGSVRAAHLDHGLRPESGEDASAALDFCAALGVPCSVQRVDVAALADKMGTGLEDAGREARLEFLEQARVEAGADWILLGHHLDDLAEDVLLRLVRGTGWPGLSGMPGRDDGRRLLRPLLLTPKSTLRDFLTDLSASWREDSSNQEPLFRRNRMRHSVLPLLLEENPSFLDSVARLWRVGRQDEAFWEGQVRAVLPDVREAALLLPDAILETAPSALRSRLCKRALDSLGPGQALAESLFQLDDAWRENRLGSVFQFPGNKQAQVTREGIFFLRKSLEK
- a CDS encoding LysR family transcriptional regulator: MDIRQLRTFLEAARRASFKRAAQAVHLAQSSVSAQLRALEEELGSPLFERRPRRVTLTATGEALLPYAERIVALAEEALAALSPAAEPRGKLTICSSESLAGHRLPEILRRYRLRHPQVRLVLKPASYEEIKTYLDEDRADLAFVIGGPVREERFQSETLLLEHMVLALPPGHRLAGRAALRARDLNDETIIFTGPRCSYRLAFERSLAACGNQPASWMEFSNVEAIKRCVASGLGVALLPAICLENERRTGDITTVPWKEKDFSVLTQMVRRKERWVSPALAAFMDTAREVLGPTE